The window TTTAGAATTTTTTTTAAGGGGTGAAATGGCAGATGTTAAAACCCGTCAAGGTAGGGAGAAGGATTAGACAGTCTTTCTCAAGAATTAATGAGGTCATCGACTTACCAGACCTAATAGAAGTTCAGAAAAGTTCTTACAATTGGTTTTTAGAAGTAGGGCTTAAAGAAATGCTCCAAGATATTTCACCAATAAAAGATTTTACAGGTAATCTAATTCTTGAATTTATTGGCTACCAACTAGGTAAACCCAAATACTCTGTGGAAGATTGTAAAGAAAGGGATGCTACATATTCTGCACCATTAAAAGTTCAAGTAAGGTTAATTAACCAAGAAACTGGAGAAGTAAAAGAACAGGAAGTATTTATGGGAGACTTCCCATTGATGACTGCTAATGGAACTTTTATCGTTAATGGTGCTGAAAGGGTAATAGTTAGCCAATTAGTAAGATCTCCTGGGGTATATTACAATACCCAAAAAGATCCATCAGGTAAAGACTTATTCTTTGGAACTATTATACCTAATAGGGGTGCATGGTTAGAATTCGAGACTGATAGTAATGATGTTGTTTATGTACGGGTTGACCGTACAAGAAAAGTTCCTGTAACCGTCCTTTTAAGGGCTTTAGGATATGGCACTGATCATGAAATTTTAGATTTGTTTGACGATGATCCTAGAATTAAAAATACATTAGAAAAGGACCACACCGATTCTTTTGAAGCCGGTGTATTAGAAATATATAAAAGGTTAAGGCCAGGGGAGCCTGCAAACCTAGAAAATGCTAGGACATTGTTAGAGTCCCTATTTTTTGATGCCCGTCGTTATGACCTAGCTCCAGTAGGTAGATATAAAGTAAATAAAAAACTACAAGTTAAATGGAGATTATTAAATAAAAAATTAGCTGAAACAATTGTTACTGAAGATGGAGAAATCTTAGCAGAAGCCGGACAATACTTAGATGAAGAAACTTTAGACAATATTTTAAAAACGGAAGGGATTCCTGTTAAATATAAAGTATTTAATACAGAAGGAAAACCTGTATTAGTTATTGGTAATGGCAATCAACCGAAGAGGCTTTTACATATCACTAGAGAGGATATAGTGGCTTCTATCGGCTATCTTTTAAATTTAATGGACGGAATTGGTAATGTCGATGATATAGATCATCTAGGAAATAGAAGGTTAAGATGTGTAGGGGAGCTATTACAAAATCAATTCCGCATCGGTCTTTCTAGAATGGAAAGGGTAGTTAGGGAAAGGATGACTATCCAAGACATTGATTCCATAACACCTAGTGTTTTAATAAATATTAGACCTGTCGTTGCTGCCATTAAAGAATTCTTTGGCAGTAGCCAGTTATCACAATTTATGGACCAACATAATCCATTGGCGGAGTTGACCCATAAAAGAAGGTTAAGTGCCCTTGGACCTGGAGGATTGAGCAGGGATAGAGCTGGCTTTGAGGTCCGTGACGTTCATCACTCCCACTATGGCAGGATGTGTCCTATCGAGACCCCTGAAGGACCTAATATCGGCCTTATCGGTAACTTAAGTACCTTTGCCAGGGTAAATGAATATGGGTTTATTGAGACACCATATCGTAAAGTAAATAAAGCTGAAGGTCGGGTTCTTGATGAAATAGTTTATTTAACAGCAGATGATGAAGATCAATATGTTATCGCCCAAGCAAATGCTCCAGTAGATGAAAATGGCTATTTCTTAACAGAAAGGGTAACGACAAGGTATCGACATGAAATCCTTTCAAAATCACCAAATCAAGTGGATTTTATGGACGTTTCTCCAAAACAAGTGTTTAGTGTGGCTACTGGCTTAATTCCTTTCTTAGAAAATGACGATGCTAACCGTGCTTTGATGGGTGCTAACATGCAACGTCAAGCAGTTCCATTACTAACCACACAAGCCCCTTTAGTAGGAACGGGATTGGAGTATAGAGCTGCAAAAGATTCAGGAGTTGTGGTTATTGCCTTAGCTGATGGTATAGTAGAAAAAGTTACTTCTACTGAAATTACTATAAAGAGGGCTAATCCGGGAGATAACCAAGATAGAATTATCAATGGTATAAGTAAAGAAATCTTCCCTAAAAATTCTTATAACGGAAGAGATATATATATATTGACCAAATTCCAGCGCTCTAATCAAGGTACGTGTATAAACCAAAAACCAATAGTTCATACTGGTGATAAAGTTACCGCTGGAGACATTATAGCTGATGGTCCTTCCACTGATCAGGGCGAGTTAGCATTAGGTAAAAATGTTTTAGTTGCCTTTATGACTTGGGAAGGTTATAACTATGAAGATGCGATCTTATTAAGCGAAAAATTAGTAAAAGAAGATGTTTTTACTTCTATTCATATTGAAGAATATGAAGCTGAAGCTAGAGATACTAAATTAGGTCCAGAAGAAATTACAAGGGAAATACCTAATGTCGGTGAAGATGCTTTAAAAGATTTAGATGAGAGAGGAATTATAAGAATAGGTGCTGAAGTAAGACCTGGCGATATCCTTGTTGGAAAAGTAACTCCAAAGGGTGAAACAGAGCTTACTGCAGAAGAAAGGCTTTTGAGGGCAATCTTTGGTGAAAAAGCCAGGGAAGTTAGGGATACTTCCTTAAGGGTTCCCCATGGAGAAGCTGGTAGAATTGTCGATGTAAAAGTGTTTAATAGAGAAGACGGAGATGAGCTTCCACCAGGGGTTAACCAACTTGTAAGGGTATATATCGCCCAGAAGCGAAAAATATCAGAGGGTGACAAAATGGCTGGACGCCATGGTAACAAAGGTGTTATTGCCAGGATTTTACCAGAAGAAGATATGCCGTTTTTAGCTGACGGTACCCCAGTTGAAGTAGTCCTTAACCCTCTAGGGGTTCCTTCTAGGATGAATATCGGACAGGTATTAGAAACCCATTTAGGTTGGGCTGCTAAGACATTAGGATATCATATAGCAACTCCAGTATTTGATGGAGCTAGGGAAAATGACGTTTTTGACCTTTTAAAACAAGCGGGTCTTCCTGAAAATGGTAAAACCGTTTTATATGATGGTAGAACCGGTGAGAGGTTTGATAATGAAGTAACCGTTGGATATGTATATATGCTAAAATTGGCCCACTTAGTAGACGATAAAATCCATGCCCGTTCTACTGGTCCCTACTCACTGGTAACCCAACAACCTCTAGGTGGTAAAGCACAGTTTGGAGGACAAAGGTTTGGAGAAATGGAGGTTTGGGCTTTAGAAGCATATGGTGCTGCCCATACACTTCAAGAAATACTCACCGTTAAGTCAGATGATGTAGTAGGTCGTGTAAAAACATATGAAGCAATTGTTAAAGGTGAAAACATACCTGAACCTGGAGTCCCAGAATCCTTTAAAGTGTTAATCAAAGAGCTTCAGAGTTTATGTATGGATGTAAAAATCCTTGGTGAAAACTATGATGAAATTGAGATTAAAGAAAGTGATGACGATGAGCCTAGGGAGTTAGAGGTTAATTTAGAGGGTAAAGAGGAAGAACCTATTACAAAACCTGTACCCAATATTCCAACTTCCGTTGACCAGTCTGAGGAAGAAGTAGAAGAATTAGAAAATGATGATGATTTAGATGGAGAAATAGATCTCGAACCAATTACAACAGATGATGATCATGAAAATTTCCCGTTTGATGAACAAGACGATTTTGATGATTACGATGACTATGACGACTATGATGATTACGATGACTATGGAAGCAAACCGAAAAAAAGTAAAAAAAGTAAGTTCAGGGATGACTCTTACTTATCTGATGATGATTTGTAAAAAAAACGTAAAGGGGGAAGAGGCCCTTGATAGACATTAATAATTTTGATGCACTTAAAATTGGCTTAGCTTCACCTGAGCAAATTCGTGCATGGTCTAGGGGTGAGGTAAAGAAACCTGAAACCATAAATTACAGAACCCTTAAACCAGAAAGGGAAGGTCTATTTTGCGAAAAGATCTTTGGACCACAAAAGGATTGGGAATGCCATTGTGGTAAATACAAACGGATCAGATATAAAGGTGTTGTATGTGATAGATGTGGAGTAGAAGTTACCCGGGCGAAAGTTAGAAGGGAAAGAATGGGGCACATTGAACTTGCTGCCCCTGTATCCCATATCTGGTATTTTAAAGGAATACCAAGTAGAATGGGACTTTTGCTAGACATGTCACCTAGAGCACTAGAAAAGGTTCTTTATTTTGCATCATATATAGTAACTGATCCTGGGGAAACATCTTTATCTAAAAAGCAACTTCTCACAGAGAATGAGTACAGGGAAAACTACGAGAAATATGCCCATTTGTTCAAAGAAGGAAAAGGCTTTAAAGCTGAAATGGGTGCAGAAGCCATTAAAAAACTTTTAGATGAGATCGATTTAGAAGCCTTAGCAAAAGAGCTTAGAGGAGAACTTAAAAATGCAACTGGGCAAAGAAGGGTAAGGGCAATACGCCGTTTAGAGGTTGTAGAAGCCTTTAGAATGTCTAATAATAAACCTTCTTGGATGATCCTAGAAGTATTGCCAGTTTTACCCCCAGATCTAAGGCCGATGGTACAATTAGATGGTGGCCGCTTTGCTACCGCAGACCTCAATGACCTGTACCGCAGGGTAATTAATCGCAATAACAGGCTTAAAAGGCTGCTAGATTTAGGGGCTCCAGATATTATAGTGAGAAATGAAAAGAGAATGTTACAAGAGGCCGTTGATGCCTTAATTGATAACGGAAGAAGGGGCAGACCGGTTACCGGTCCTGGAAACAGACCACTTAAATCTTTAAGCGATATGTTAAAGGGTAAACAAGGTCGCTTCCGTCAAAACCTTTTAGGTAAAAGGGTTGACTACTCTGGCCGTTCTGTTATCGTCGTTGGACCAGAACTGAAAATTTCTCAATGTGGTCTACCAAAAGAAATGGCTTTAGAGTTATTTAAACCCTTTGTCATGAGAAAATTATTTAAAGATGGCATAGTACAAAACATTAAAACTGCTAAAAAGATGGTAGAAAAAGCTGATCCTCAAGTTTGGGATATTTTAGAACATGTAATTAAAGAACATCCTGTACTATTAAACCGTGCCCCAACCCTCCACAGATTGGGTATTCAAGCTTTTGAACCTGTTCTTGTAGAAGGAAGGGCAATCAAGATTCATCCATTAGTTTGTACAGCCTATAACGCAGATTTTGACGGAGACCAGATGGCTGTTCACGTGCCATTATCTTCTGAAGCCCAAGCAGAAGCAAGACTTCTAATGCTTGCTGCCCATAATATACTTAACCCAAAAGATGGAAAACCTGTAACTACACCAACTCAAGATATGGTTTTAGGTTGTTATTATTTAACTATTGATAGAAAAGGGGCTAAGGGTGAAGGAAAATATTTTGGCACTACCGATGAAGTGATCATGGCATACCAAAATAACTATATAGAATTGCATGCTAAAATAGCATTAAAGGTAAAAGCCCTTGGCAATAAAAAAATGTTTATAGCTCAGGGTAAGGAAGAAGAAATAAAAGAAGGATATATTTTAACTACTCCCGGAAGAATAATTTTCAACGAAATATTCCCTGAAGACTTCCCTTATATTAATAGACCATTAATGGAACAACCAATAGGTGAAGATGATATAATTACTGAAAAAGGAATAAATATAAAAGAAAAACTTACCCAAAAAGCTGATGTTGAAGGAATTAAAAAAGGTTTCTTAGGTGTAATTTTAAGCGAATGTTTTAGAAGATATGGTACTACTAAAACAGCAGAGATTCTAGATAAAATTAAAAAACTAGGTTTTACTTATTCAACTAGGGCAGGTATTACCATTGCAGTATCTGATATCATGGTACCACCTCAAAAGAAAGATATTATGAAGTGGGCAGAAGAAGAAGTTAATAAAATTGAGCGAAGCTTTAGAAGAGGTTTCGTCAGTGATGAAGAAAGATATAACCGTGTTATTGAAATTTGGAGTAAAGCGAAAGATGATATCACCAAAGCCTTAATGAAAAATATGGATAAATTAAACCCTATCAATATGATGGCGGGATCAGGAGCGAGGGGTAATGTTTCCCAGATTACCCAGCTTGCTGGTATGAGGGGTTTGATGGCTGACCCCACAGGCCATATTATTGAATTGCCTATTAAGGCAAACTTTAGAGAAGGTCTAACTGTTCTTGAGTACTTTATCTCTACCCACGGTGCCCGTAAAGGTCTTGCTGATACAGCGTTGAAAACAGCAGACTCAGGTTACTTAACAAGGAGATTGGTAGATGTAGCTCAAGATGTAATTGTTCGAGAAGAAGACTGTGGAACTCTAGATGGTATTACAGTTACTGAAATTAAAGATGGTTCAGATACCATTGAATCCTTAGAAGAACGCCTCATCGGAAGACATGCAGCAGAAGATATTGTTACTCCAGAAGGTGAGGTCCTTGTAAAACAAGGTGAGCAAATTGATGAAGAAATGGCTAAAATAATCTCAAAACACGGTTTAATAAAATCTCCTGTAAATGGGACTGTAACCATAACCGATACATCAGTGGTATTTACTTCCGACGATGGTCAAGAATTTACTTACTCCAAGCCTAAAGGTGGTAAAATCTACTTTAACTCTGGTGACCGGGTGAGAATGGGAGAAACCGTTGCCGTCACCTTCGATAGAGTCAAAATCCGTTCTGTATTAACATGTAAAACTAGACATGGTGTTTGTGTTAAATGTTATGGTAGGGATTTGGCAACTGGAGGCCAGGTAAGTGTAGGAGAAGCAGTAGGTATAATTGCAGCACAATCCATTGGTGAACCGGGAACACAGCTTACAATGCGTACTTTCCACACCGGTGGTGTTGCTGGTGATGATATTACTCAAGGTCTTCCAAGGGTTGAAGAGCTCTTTGAAGCGAGGAAACC is drawn from Anaerobranca californiensis DSM 14826 and contains these coding sequences:
- the rpoB gene encoding DNA-directed RNA polymerase subunit beta, with product MLKPVKVGRRIRQSFSRINEVIDLPDLIEVQKSSYNWFLEVGLKEMLQDISPIKDFTGNLILEFIGYQLGKPKYSVEDCKERDATYSAPLKVQVRLINQETGEVKEQEVFMGDFPLMTANGTFIVNGAERVIVSQLVRSPGVYYNTQKDPSGKDLFFGTIIPNRGAWLEFETDSNDVVYVRVDRTRKVPVTVLLRALGYGTDHEILDLFDDDPRIKNTLEKDHTDSFEAGVLEIYKRLRPGEPANLENARTLLESLFFDARRYDLAPVGRYKVNKKLQVKWRLLNKKLAETIVTEDGEILAEAGQYLDEETLDNILKTEGIPVKYKVFNTEGKPVLVIGNGNQPKRLLHITREDIVASIGYLLNLMDGIGNVDDIDHLGNRRLRCVGELLQNQFRIGLSRMERVVRERMTIQDIDSITPSVLINIRPVVAAIKEFFGSSQLSQFMDQHNPLAELTHKRRLSALGPGGLSRDRAGFEVRDVHHSHYGRMCPIETPEGPNIGLIGNLSTFARVNEYGFIETPYRKVNKAEGRVLDEIVYLTADDEDQYVIAQANAPVDENGYFLTERVTTRYRHEILSKSPNQVDFMDVSPKQVFSVATGLIPFLENDDANRALMGANMQRQAVPLLTTQAPLVGTGLEYRAAKDSGVVVIALADGIVEKVTSTEITIKRANPGDNQDRIINGISKEIFPKNSYNGRDIYILTKFQRSNQGTCINQKPIVHTGDKVTAGDIIADGPSTDQGELALGKNVLVAFMTWEGYNYEDAILLSEKLVKEDVFTSIHIEEYEAEARDTKLGPEEITREIPNVGEDALKDLDERGIIRIGAEVRPGDILVGKVTPKGETELTAEERLLRAIFGEKAREVRDTSLRVPHGEAGRIVDVKVFNREDGDELPPGVNQLVRVYIAQKRKISEGDKMAGRHGNKGVIARILPEEDMPFLADGTPVEVVLNPLGVPSRMNIGQVLETHLGWAAKTLGYHIATPVFDGARENDVFDLLKQAGLPENGKTVLYDGRTGERFDNEVTVGYVYMLKLAHLVDDKIHARSTGPYSLVTQQPLGGKAQFGGQRFGEMEVWALEAYGAAHTLQEILTVKSDDVVGRVKTYEAIVKGENIPEPGVPESFKVLIKELQSLCMDVKILGENYDEIEIKESDDDEPRELEVNLEGKEEEPITKPVPNIPTSVDQSEEEVEELENDDDLDGEIDLEPITTDDDHENFPFDEQDDFDDYDDYDDYDDYDDYGSKPKKSKKSKFRDDSYLSDDDL
- the rpoC gene encoding DNA-directed RNA polymerase subunit beta', encoding MIDINNFDALKIGLASPEQIRAWSRGEVKKPETINYRTLKPEREGLFCEKIFGPQKDWECHCGKYKRIRYKGVVCDRCGVEVTRAKVRRERMGHIELAAPVSHIWYFKGIPSRMGLLLDMSPRALEKVLYFASYIVTDPGETSLSKKQLLTENEYRENYEKYAHLFKEGKGFKAEMGAEAIKKLLDEIDLEALAKELRGELKNATGQRRVRAIRRLEVVEAFRMSNNKPSWMILEVLPVLPPDLRPMVQLDGGRFATADLNDLYRRVINRNNRLKRLLDLGAPDIIVRNEKRMLQEAVDALIDNGRRGRPVTGPGNRPLKSLSDMLKGKQGRFRQNLLGKRVDYSGRSVIVVGPELKISQCGLPKEMALELFKPFVMRKLFKDGIVQNIKTAKKMVEKADPQVWDILEHVIKEHPVLLNRAPTLHRLGIQAFEPVLVEGRAIKIHPLVCTAYNADFDGDQMAVHVPLSSEAQAEARLLMLAAHNILNPKDGKPVTTPTQDMVLGCYYLTIDRKGAKGEGKYFGTTDEVIMAYQNNYIELHAKIALKVKALGNKKMFIAQGKEEEIKEGYILTTPGRIIFNEIFPEDFPYINRPLMEQPIGEDDIITEKGINIKEKLTQKADVEGIKKGFLGVILSECFRRYGTTKTAEILDKIKKLGFTYSTRAGITIAVSDIMVPPQKKDIMKWAEEEVNKIERSFRRGFVSDEERYNRVIEIWSKAKDDITKALMKNMDKLNPINMMAGSGARGNVSQITQLAGMRGLMADPTGHIIELPIKANFREGLTVLEYFISTHGARKGLADTALKTADSGYLTRRLVDVAQDVIVREEDCGTLDGITVTEIKDGSDTIESLEERLIGRHAAEDIVTPEGEVLVKQGEQIDEEMAKIISKHGLIKSPVNGTVTITDTSVVFTSDDGQEFTYSKPKGGKIYFNSGDRVRMGETVAVTFDRVKIRSVLTCKTRHGVCVKCYGRDLATGGQVSVGEAVGIIAAQSIGEPGTQLTMRTFHTGGVAGDDITQGLPRVEELFEARKPKGQAIVAEEAGIVTIHENKNKREVEVKTETGESKFYTIPYGARLKVKNNYRVEAGDSLTEGSINPHDLLKIKGVTGVQEYLTAEVQKVYRLQGVEIADKHIEVIVKQMLRKYKVEEAGDSYLLPGSYVDMFEYYEEVKKMEEQGLEPPVAKPILLGITKASLATDSFLSAASFQETTRVLTEASIKGKIDPLIGLKENVIIGKLIPAGSGMSKYTSIEIEKVD